A window of the Rhizobium brockwellii genome harbors these coding sequences:
- a CDS encoding DUF808 domain-containing protein, whose protein sequence is MSIGLIALLDDIAALAKVAAASLDDIAGQAAKAGAKAAGVVIDDAAVTPRYVTGFSAARELPIIGKITLGSLKNKLLILLPAALILSLVAPQAITPLLMIGGLYLCYEGVEKVYGLVLPHAAHAHESALEATSLDAKSLEDEKVAGAIKTDFILSAEIMAITLAAVPSGSMFTQAVILAVVGLGITVLVYGGVALIVKADDLGLMLARVQAASPMGAFLRSIGKGLVTGMPYFLKVLGIVGTAAMIWVGGGIIVHGLEAYGIGGLAHLIHDAGEATAHAIPVLASVLRWIVEATGAGIVGIVAGLIAIPVAGYAVSPLWRYLKSLLPRRKEALANEKK, encoded by the coding sequence ATGAGTATTGGCCTGATCGCCCTTCTTGATGATATCGCGGCATTGGCCAAGGTGGCTGCGGCGTCGCTCGACGATATTGCCGGCCAGGCTGCCAAGGCAGGCGCGAAAGCGGCTGGCGTCGTCATTGATGATGCGGCCGTCACACCCCGCTACGTCACCGGATTTTCGGCAGCACGCGAATTGCCGATCATCGGCAAGATCACGCTCGGCTCGCTGAAGAACAAGCTTCTGATCCTGCTTCCCGCAGCACTGATCCTGAGCCTTGTCGCACCGCAGGCGATCACGCCGCTGCTGATGATCGGCGGGCTTTATCTCTGCTACGAGGGTGTGGAAAAAGTCTACGGGCTGGTGCTGCCGCATGCGGCCCACGCCCATGAATCGGCACTCGAGGCGACGAGCCTCGATGCCAAATCGCTAGAAGACGAGAAGGTTGCCGGCGCAATCAAGACGGATTTCATCCTGTCGGCCGAGATCATGGCGATTACCCTCGCCGCGGTGCCGTCAGGCAGCATGTTCACGCAGGCCGTCATCCTTGCCGTCGTTGGGCTGGGCATCACGGTCTTGGTCTATGGCGGTGTGGCGCTTATCGTGAAGGCCGATGATCTGGGTCTGATGCTGGCGCGTGTGCAGGCGGCATCTCCGATGGGCGCCTTCCTGCGTTCGATCGGAAAGGGGCTTGTCACGGGCATGCCTTATTTTCTGAAAGTGCTCGGCATTGTCGGAACGGCCGCCATGATCTGGGTCGGCGGCGGCATAATCGTTCATGGCCTCGAAGCCTACGGGATCGGCGGCCTTGCGCATCTGATCCATGATGCCGGCGAGGCGACGGCGCATGCCATTCCCGTTCTGGCATCGGTACTGCGCTGGATCGTCGAGGCCACAGGAGCGGGCATCGTCGGTATCGTCGCCGGCTTGATCGCAATTCCGGTCGCAGGCTACGCCGTTTCGCCGCTATGGCGGTACCTCAAATCGCTCCTGCCGCGCCGGAAAGAGGCGCTGGCGAACGAGAAGAAATGA